From a single Mesotoga sp. Brook.08.105.5.1 genomic region:
- a CDS encoding HNH endonuclease, translated as MQFKKGEVYKRSLIHEEYGGNRQSGISYPAKHDMVFIFTGFSGEEYGYNDRWEHGYFLYYGEGQEGDMELLRGNKAIKTHREKGKALHLFQKVSKGFVKYLGEMEYVDDFVEEGRDTRGNLRKVIVFKLKPKER; from the coding sequence TTGCAGTTCAAGAAAGGCGAAGTCTACAAGCGGTCGCTGATTCATGAAGAGTATGGAGGGAATAGACAGAGCGGGATATCATATCCTGCCAAACATGACATGGTTTTCATATTCACAGGCTTTTCGGGAGAGGAGTACGGTTACAACGATCGATGGGAGCACGGATATTTCCTCTATTATGGCGAAGGTCAGGAAGGCGATATGGAGCTTCTAAGAGGCAACAAGGCGATCAAAACCCACAGAGAGAAAGGGAAAGCTCTCCACCTCTTTCAGAAGGTCAGTAAAGGCTTCGTCAAATACCTTGGAGAGATGGAATATGTCGATGATTTCGTAGAAGAGGGCCGGGACACCAGAGGCAATCTCCGCAAAGTGATCGTGTTCAAGTTGAAGCCAAAGGAGAGATGA